In one window of bacterium DNA:
- a CDS encoding helix-turn-helix transcriptional regulator, protein MPRDSEETRAQLIRAGERLFAERGIEAVSLREITREAGQRNATALQYHFGDRRGLVLAILAKHAPREEAQRHEMLDELEARSGVSAREWVQALVVPAAAKLLDRDGGRDYLRLIAELMNRPDPKFDRKSLEDGRSSVNRWRKQVAPLMPGPSVDRLHRRFTALRIMYFELARRAESSRRRDDRLFASHLTDLITAILLSPSSEETSELLRERRR, encoded by the coding sequence GTGCCGCGCGACTCCGAAGAGACCCGTGCACAACTGATTCGCGCCGGAGAACGCCTCTTCGCCGAGCGCGGCATCGAGGCCGTCTCCTTGCGGGAGATCACGCGGGAGGCAGGGCAGCGCAATGCCACAGCACTCCAGTACCACTTTGGAGACCGGCGCGGCCTGGTCCTCGCGATTCTCGCGAAACACGCGCCGCGTGAGGAAGCCCAGCGCCACGAGATGCTCGACGAACTCGAAGCGCGTTCCGGGGTGAGCGCCAGGGAGTGGGTACAGGCGCTCGTCGTGCCCGCCGCGGCGAAGCTCCTGGATCGGGATGGAGGGCGCGACTATCTCCGCTTGATCGCCGAGCTGATGAATCGTCCGGACCCGAAGTTCGATCGCAAGTCGCTGGAGGATGGTCGCAGCAGCGTCAACCGATGGCGAAAGCAGGTCGCCCCTCTGATGCCGGGACCATCGGTCGATCGTCTGCACCGCCGCTTCACCGCATTGCGAATCATGTACTTCGAACTGGCACGTCGCGCAGAGTCATCGCGTCGCCGCGACGATCGACTCTTCGCGAGTCACCTGACAGATTTGATCACCGCGATCTTGCTCAGCCCGTCGTCGGAGGAGACAAGCGAGCTGCTGCGGGAAAGAAGGCGCTAG